The genomic stretch aCATTTGTCTAGGCACAGTAATGAGGATGGGTATGGGGGAATAGGCTGTTTCTCTCTGGCTACCATCTTGACCACTGTATTATTTGTTCTCCTTTCCTCCATAACTAGTTCCAGCCTGTATGGGTCATCAATCTTCTTGGCATTTGGAGGAACAATTTCCAGAATGAAAACATACGGCTCATCAGGCAAAGGACTTAAACATTCCCTTCCCAGAACTGAATTGCTGAACATGTCCTCTAGAAGTCATCTTTTCCATCAGTCTACTCTGATGAAGGACACCAAAGTAATTATTGGCTCTGCAAAACCAAAGTCAAAATAATTCAGACAACAGAGACAGAATATGGATTATGCATCCTCTCATACAGGTCTGCCTTCCAACACACCAGCCAGAGAATAACCCTATGGTCATGATATTAATGCATAACACATGACACACAtaggaaaaaacacacacactgatCTTTTGACTTAGTTACGACATTCTGTTGGTTAGCTCCTGCATAAGGAATCCTTTATTGGGTTATAGCCATTGTTCTTTTGATAGAAGGCATAGAGGGAGCTCCTCAGCTTGGATGCAAGAGAGATTTCAAAAAGGACCTTTTATAATACCACCTTTCGAGTACCTCAGTATCACTTGATCCTTATGAATGagctttattttaaagatgaggaaactgagtctcagagtgGTGAACTGGTCCTTTGGCCAATCACACATGTAATAGAGCTCAGTCTTTTGACTGCATATGCACTCATATCTATCATGCCATACTACTAATGTctactaattcagttcagtccagttcagtcgctcagtcgtgtctgactctttgcaaccccatgaactgcagcacaccaggccttcctgtccatcactaactcccggagttcactcaaactcacatccatcgagttggtgatgccatccagccatctcatcctctgtcatccccttctcctcctgctcccaatctctcccagcatcagagtcttttccaatgagtcaactcctcacatgaggtggccaaagtattggagtttcaactttagcatcattccttccagagaacacccaggaccgatctccttgcagtccaagggactctcaagagtcttctccaacaccacagttcaaaagcatcaattcttcagcactcagccttcttcacagtccaactctcacatccatacatgactactgcaaaaaccatagccttgactagacagacctttgttggcaaagtaatgtctctgcttttcaatatgctatctaggttggtcataactttccttccaaggaataagtgtcttaatttcatggctgcaatcaccatttgcagtgattttggaacccagaaaaataaagtctgacactgtttccattgtttccctgtctatttgccatgaagtgatgggaccagatgccatgatcttagttttctgaatgttgagcttttttttttttttttttttcaaatctctccCTTTATTGTCATAATTAACCTTTGCTTGGAAAGCAAGCTGTAAAAACTATTGAGACAGTATCATTACATTATTACTTTCAGGCAGAAGAGGGTGAAGGGACTTTCAAGTTAAAATAGGCACTGAAAGAGACACAGTCCAGTTCCTAGGAAGGCTGACCCTCACAGTCAGCACTAAAGGCAGGATTAATGTGTACATATTAAGAATATACAGTGGCTTTATTCTTCTTGATACTCAGAAAAAGGTGATGTGATGCCTGTGACGGTCCACATCATATGGGGAAGACCAAGTCCACACTTTGTCCGGAATCAACTGCTACGACGTGAGTCTTTTTGGTCAAGTCATCTGCACCCACAGTGACGGAATAGGTCCCTGGATAGACTTCTATGTAGAGGTCCTTAGAGACGCTCTCAGCAGACTGGGGTGCCTTCAGCACACACTCTGATGCCCGATGCATGCCTCCAACACTAAGGCCTGCGTCTTTTCTCTGACCACTCCCCGCATCAGAGCACAGGTGCAGCTCCGATGTCCCTCTGTGATAGCGGTAGACGTGTGTTGTCCCTCCTTCCTCTGGTGCAGATGAGTAATATTTCCCACACTGACTTGAAGTATAGTTCATGTATTCAGCCATTGTTCTGAAGGAAGCACTGAGGGTCGGGtgtctgtcttctctctttcctgggAGAAGGCGCTGGGGGCTGGCTGCCGGCCCTCTTTCTCCACAGTGCCGCACCCGGGAAACGATCCCCACGCTGCCTTTGGGAAGCTCCACCGAAGGCCAGTCCACGGCCCTCCTCTTGGCCCGCTCCAGCACTTCCTGACCCAGCCTAGCCGAACGCTGCAGGGAACGTCGGTCCACCCCGTTCAGCGCCGCGGCCACCAAACAGTTCTCCATGTCTCCCTCACCCAGTCGGCCTCTCAAggcctgaatgttgagctttaagccaactttttcactctcctctttcactttcatcaagaggctttttagttcctctacactttctgccataagggtggtgtcatctgcatatctgaggttattgatatctacTAATTAGCTATAATTAACTCATAGAACTGCATTCACACCATAAACCAGATTGTTCCTATTCTTTAAGAACCCCAAAGAAGGAGATTTGGACAGCCACTTTCATTCACTGGTACCCCTTCTAAATGGAGCTTCATTTACACTTGCTTTTTTACAATTACACTAAAAGTCAATTTCTTCTTATTCTGGCCGCAGTGCAGGAAAAGAATTGCTGGTCACTGGCCtcaataaaataagtatttacaGAGAAGTCTCCCCTCTCCTGCCAAAAATGGGTACCAACAGGGTGTTACTAGAGCTTAACAAGTACCTACAGCCCAACTCAGAGCACCATGAGGGTTTAAAGTTTTATCACTGACTGTTTATCAAGGGTCAAAAGAGTATCTTGGCATCAATTGCCAACACTCTGCTCACAAATCTAACTGTGATGTTGTTTGAATTCCCCTAGGCCCaggtctcggagaaggcaatggcaccccactccagtactcttgcctggaaaatcccatggatggaggagcctggtaggctgcaatccatgaggtcgctaaaagtcggacaagacagagcgacttcactttcacttttcactttcatgcattgcattggagaaggaaatggcaacccactccagtattcttgcctggagaatcccagggacgggggagcctggtgggctgctgtctatggggccacaaagagtccgacacaacagaagtgacttagcagcaacagcaggccCAGGTCTACTTGATTCTGCTACCTGTATGTTTTTCACAGTGCAGTCTTCTTTTTAGGGAGTCCATTCTTGGCTTTCCCCAGGAGCAGTTGGCTCATTCTTGTCCCCATTTAGTCTAGTTGACATGCCTGGGCCCTCAGGTCATAAACTCCAGCTATACCCTGGACAAAACCAATCCCTAGATAGGACCCTGTGGCCATAAACCAACTGGAAAGCCTGTTGTCAGGGCCTACTTGGAGTCAATGACAAAGCTGGATAGCACTTCAAAGATCATCACCcttaataattcattttatagattaggtATAATATAGCAGTAGTGACTTGCCTAAGCTCAATAGATGGCCAACCTCTTTCCTGTTTTCCCATCATAACACAATTGATAGAGAAGGTGGAAAAAGGATACCTGGATTTAAGACCTTGCTAAAGAAGGAATGGCAAAGATGATAATATTAGCTAATACAGAGCACTAACTATATATCAGACACTATTATAAGCACTTTATACAcatcaactcatttaatcctcacagcagccctattattattcctatcctacagatgaggaaactgaagctcagagaaattaaaaaatttgctCAAATCCATACAGCCAATAAGTACTGAAGCCATAATTCAAATGCAGGCACAGTCTGATTTTTATAGCATCTTTGCTCTTATAAACTATACTGCCTCTGagtctcactttcttcatctggTAAGTGAAGATAATTCTACACTCCCACATGATTCATGAGCTGTAAGACACTGAACCAAGAATTGACAAATGTGTGTGCAGACAATGAGAAGACGGCACTTTAGAAGGGGATGTAGTTATATAGGGCTCCTGTGTTCTCTAGTCACAAATGCAAGCAGGAATAAGGGGATATTCTTCTCTTATCCTCTGAGATGATTTAAAAGTAAGCTAAATTTGGGCTGGAAATTAGTTCCAAATCTCCCTTTTGTACATAGAATTGACTTTTAACTTGCTACAATTTTTCATAAATACGACTTTTCTCTGCTCATCCATTTTTCACTCAACACTGTACCAACAGTGAATGCCCTTCAAGCAGTATACCAAAGTGGTTAAAGGCAAGCAAACCTAGCTTCAGTTCTGGGCTCTGCTACTTTAGAAAGTAGAAGTGACAATGGGAGGTGAGGAATACAAGAAAAGCCACATAAGTAATCCCAAATGGAACTGTCAGCATGTAATTAAGGATACCAAGAGTACACTATCACAAAAGCCATAGACAAAACTTTCAAGCTATACAACCTTCAGTTTAGTTTCTTCATATGCAAAATGGGGTTGTTAATACCTGCCTCACAGGCAGAATTTTAGAGAAAGTGAACTGAGTGCTAGATGTATAATGTCTAGTACTGTGTCTGGTATACTCTGGCCTAGTGCAAGACTTCAGAGGAAGGAAGGATCATGTGTGGGCTCTAAAACAGTTTTGCGGTGCACTGAAGTAGGCCTTAAAGAATAGGTACTATTGTAATggatagagaaggaaacagaaaaggcaTGTGAGGCAGACTAAAGTCTCAAAGGTAAAGAGTATGGGAAATT from Bubalus bubalis isolate 160015118507 breed Murrah chromosome X, NDDB_SH_1, whole genome shotgun sequence encodes the following:
- the LOC102393370 gene encoding A-kinase-interacting protein 1-like, which gives rise to MAESVEELKSLLMKVKEESEKVGLKLNIQALRGRLGEGDMENCLVAAALNGVDRRSLQRSARLGQEVLERAKRRAVDWPSVELPKGSVGIVSRVRHCGERGPAASPQRLLPGKREDRHPTLSASFRTMAEYMNYTSSQCGKYYSSAPEEGGTTHVYRYHRGTSELHLCSDAGSGQRKDAGLSVGGMHRASECVLKAPQSAESVSKDLYIEVYPGTYSVTVGADDLTKKTHVVAVDSGQSVDLVFPI